CCACGAGAAAGGCGATGGTGTCGGCCATGTGCCGCCCACCTTCGAGCTTGACCGCCGCCGCCCCCGTTTCGCGCATGATGCGCGCGGCATTACGGAACGCCTGTTCCGGGCTTTCCTCGTAAGAGCCAAAGGGCATGTCGATCACCAGCATGGCATGGCTCAGGCCGCGTGCCACCGCCTGACCGTGCAGGATCATCATCTCCATCGTGACACCGAGGGTCGAGGGCAGGCCATGCACCACCATGCCCACGCTGTCGCCCACCAGCACGAAATCACAGGCGGCGTCCATCATGCGCGCCATCGGTGTTGTATAGGCCGTGAGGCTGACGATGGGCGTGCCGCCTTTCATCGCGCGGATATCCTCCGGCAGGGGGGCGGTCTTGTTGGCAGTGGCGCTCATAGGCTGAATTCCGGTCATTTCTGCATTGCGGCGCACGCTATCAATCCTCGCCAGAGAAATCCACACCTCTGTTTTCGCATACGATCCGGCGCGACGTCGCTTTCGTGCGGCGTTGCGTCGGATGGGCTGCGCGCGAATTGGCAGGATTGATAAACATCGCCCCAACTCAAGTCACCCTAAGGGAGTCGCTCGTCATGAAAACCCAGGTCAAAGCCCTCGTCGTTGGCGGCGGTGCCGTTGGCACCTCGATTGCCTATCATCTGGCCAAGGCCGGGTGGGAGGATGTCATGCTGCTGGAGCGGGACGAGCTGACCTCTGGCTCGACCTGGCATGCGGCGGGATTGCTGCCGCTCTTCAACATGTCCTTTGCCACCACGCATATCCACAAGTATTCGGTGGAGTTCTACAAGACGCTGGAGGCCGAGACCGGGCTGAATGCGGGCTTTGCCGTCGTGGGGAACCTGCGCATGGCGCAGACCGACGAGCGGATGGACGAGTATATGCTCTATGCCTCGACCGCCGAAACCTGCGGCGTGCCTTATCAGTGGTTGACCCCTGACGAGATCAAGGAACGCTGGCCGCTGATCAATACGTCCGACCTCAAGGGTGCGCTTTATCACAACACCGACGGCTATATTAACCCCGCCGATGTGACGCAGGCCATGGCCAAGGGGGCGCGTCAGCGCGGCGTGATGATCGAGCGCAAGTGGCAGGCGGATGCGTTCCACTGGACCGGCACCGCGTGGGAGGTGACCTGCACCAAGATGGTGGAAAAGGGCGGCAATCTGGTGCCCTCGGACGAGCAGATCGTGATCACCGCCGAGCATGTCGTGACGGCGAGCGGCAACCATGCGCAAACCACCGCCAAGAAGCTGGGCATCAAGATCCCGGCAATCCCCGTCGAGCATCAGTTCGTCGTGATGGATCAGGACCCGGCGCTGGTCGAATTCCGCAGACAGGGCGGCAAAGAACACCCCGTCGTGCGCGACGCCGATGCGCAAAGCTACGTGCGCGAAGAGCGCGGCGGCTGGATTCTGGGTGTCTATGAGAAAAACGCGCCTGCCTGCTTTGAATATGGCGTGCCGGACAGTTTCCGTGCTGATCTCTTCCCGCTGGCGCTGGAGCGGATCGAAGAACAGTATATGGCGATGATCCACCGCATCCCGTCCTGCGAGGAATCGGGTCTCAAGGATGATTTCAACGGGCCGATCTGCTATACGCCCGATGGCAACCCGCTGGTCGGCCCCGCACCGGGGCTGCGCAACATGTGGCTGGCCGAGGGCTTTAGCTTTGGCATTACCGCCGCGGGCGGCACGGGCTATTACCTCGCGCAGTTGATGGTGAATGGCGAGGCCGAGATCGACATGGCAAGCCTTGATCCCAAGCGCTATTCCTCGAACTGGATGACGACCGAGTTTGCCGCGCGCAAGAACGAAGAATGCTACGATCACGTCTATATCCTGCACCACCCGGATGAAGAGCGCCCCGCGTGCCGCCCGCTGCGCACCTCGCCCGCCTATGACCGGCAAAAGAAGCGCGGCGCGCAGTTCGGGTTCGTCAATGGCTGGGAACGCCCCAACTATTACGGGCCACTCGACGCGCCGGAAAACTTTGACCATGACGCGCGCAGCTTCCGCCGGGGCGGCTGGTGGCAATATGCGGTGGAAGAGGCGCGCGCGATCCGTGAAGGCGTGGGCCTGATCGACGCCACGGCGTTTTCCAAGCATATGGTCAAAGGGCCGGGGGCGACCGCGTTCCTCGATTGGTTCACCTGCAACAAGCTGCCAAAAGTGGGCCGCATCAACCTGACCTATGCGCTGACCGATCATGGCACAACGCGTACGGAATACACCATCGTGCGCCTCAAAGAGCATGAATATTACCTCGTCTCTGCCGGGGCCTGGACCGAGTATGACGCCGATTATCTGCGCAAATCAGCCGAGGATATGGCGGGCGAATTCGGCTATATCGAGATTCAGGACGTGACCACCCAATGGGGTGTCTTTGCCATCGCCGGGCCG
The nucleotide sequence above comes from Roseovarius mucosus. Encoded proteins:
- a CDS encoding GcvT family protein, whose translation is MKTQVKALVVGGGAVGTSIAYHLAKAGWEDVMLLERDELTSGSTWHAAGLLPLFNMSFATTHIHKYSVEFYKTLEAETGLNAGFAVVGNLRMAQTDERMDEYMLYASTAETCGVPYQWLTPDEIKERWPLINTSDLKGALYHNTDGYINPADVTQAMAKGARQRGVMIERKWQADAFHWTGTAWEVTCTKMVEKGGNLVPSDEQIVITAEHVVTASGNHAQTTAKKLGIKIPAIPVEHQFVVMDQDPALVEFRRQGGKEHPVVRDADAQSYVREERGGWILGVYEKNAPACFEYGVPDSFRADLFPLALERIEEQYMAMIHRIPSCEESGLKDDFNGPICYTPDGNPLVGPAPGLRNMWLAEGFSFGITAAGGTGYYLAQLMVNGEAEIDMASLDPKRYSSNWMTTEFAARKNEECYDHVYILHHPDEERPACRPLRTSPAYDRQKKRGAQFGFVNGWERPNYYGPLDAPENFDHDARSFRRGGWWQYAVEEARAIREGVGLIDATAFSKHMVKGPGATAFLDWFTCNKLPKVGRINLTYALTDHGTTRTEYTIVRLKEHEYYLVSAGAWTEYDADYLRKSAEDMAGEFGYIEIQDVTTQWGVFAIAGPKSRDVLNAVIKDADPATALSNKRFPWLSAQRIELGMCPVNAIRVAYTGELGWELHHPIEMQNYLFDLLEKAGEKHGMKLVGARAQNWLRQEKSYRAFGNELGRDATPLEADLPRFVDLDKEFRGKARMVETGVRVKCCTLLIDGPADADPWGREVLYTPEGERVGRLTSGGYSVAFGKSIGMGYVKPEQAVEGTKLKVKMLDQLWDAVVTCDSPYDPKNETIRKDG